TAGAGTTCCAGGCCTAGACAGGGGCTCACCGCACCCTTGTCTAAGTCTGAGACCTGGGTGGCCACCTTGGTCGCCCACTCCAGTTCTAAATAGAACTGGAactaaatagaacaaaaaaataaacaatagaaacatagaactaTGTTTAGCGTAGTCTGTAGATTTGCATGTATTTTCACAAACCTGGAGAGAACAGCTGCTCAGATTATTGCAAAATGGGATAATCATTTTCTAACTCGTGTAGAGTCAGTGTTATTTTCTAGGTCTACTGGAAGCATGAaccaacacacttttttttttcctcagaaAAGTGAATGTTATACATTATAGATGGAAATATATAATCGTGAGGAAAAGCAAGAGGACAACTGCTTTTCTGCTCATTTTAATTTAAGCTATATTTAAGATTTAACCTGCATTATATAATGAAAAAGACATCAAATTCATATAAATCGAAAATGCTTTATTGAGTTGATGAAGAAAAGAGGTACATGTGCTTTGCAAATCTGGATACATGTCTTTTCTTATATTGTCTTTTCTGAAACAACATATATtgtcttttaaaaacaaaatccgctagaccagggataggcaaccttcggctctccagatgttgtggactacatcccccataatgctcttacacacataatgctggcaaagcatcatgggaggtgtagtccaaaacatctgcagagccgaaggttgcctatccctgcgctAGACAATCCACAATGCGTTTTGTGCAATCTTATTCTGAAAAGTTAACATTTCCAATTCTAACTTTTTTCCTATATATTAGTGACAATTTAAAACCAATTGTTACATACCGTTTAGActtagaggtttattcactaaacagtaagttGCTGTACATTGATGTAACTTGAAAACAAGTTTGCTAAATTTTGGCCTATATGACTATCTTGACAATATTTTCCACCTGGACTGTAATGGACAACTTGTGTCTTCATAACTTGTGTCCACAACTCATTGATTAATGAATAAATCCCAAAATCTTTGTGATCAGTATTCAGGATTTCCTTTGTCATCTTTACATGGAAATGACCTCGctttctaaaaaaataatcatgTTTAATTGGCACGGTATTGATTTTACAAAGCACTGTTCCCCTACTATCTGTAGTttgctaatttattttttcttcagtttCCTTGACACTGGTTGAAACAACTTGCCCGTTAATCACGTCTTCAATGATTGTCTTGACTTTTCTGGTTTTTGTTGGatctaaaatcaccaaaaaaaaccATTATTTATTTCtgccaacatttattttttattttttatttgatatcatCATCCATTATGGTATGTTCAAGGTGGAATTCTACTCTCAATTCCCATACTATCTACTACATACCTCTTTTGCTATTGTCATCATATCCATTAAAAACTTCATTCTACCACCATTATCTCAATGTGTTaattttgttaactttttttcttcctctatgtccatattttttcatttgttatGTGTGCTATCTAAATCCATTGCTCACTACTCGTTATTCCATCCTTCATATCTTTACTACCCACCGTATCCCCCAACTACTCATTCTCCAAGGACTATAAGCattaaaaaagtttattttaatttgaacaACATTGGAAAAGGGGGCTCATGAAAAGTAGATAGTATCCAAGTTATAAGGCAAGTGTACCAATTCTACCATCCAACTATCTGGTGTTTACGTTCAGAGGGCCATTGACTACCAGGAGccattttattttctggattAAGACAATCACTAGCTTCAAGAAAACAATTATCTTACTGGAGATACTTACACATGTGTGTTGAGGTAGGAGTCTTTTATCCCAACTGCAATAatctatattttatctttttcatgTTCACTAAATACTTTCTTTCACTTTGAACTACATCATAATTTTCTTTTAACTTACCTTTTTTAGAATCTACTGAAGATGTCTGTGACTTTGTTTCCTGAACCACAATATGCCTGTGAAAATACAAATTGTAGTtgaaattgacaaaaaaataaataaattatattttatatttttggggaAAAAGGGAAAGACTGAATATTTTATGCTTCTTTCTATCAGTGGAAGAAAAAATATAATGTTTAGTATTTTGGGGGTCTTTGTATATTGTCCTTAATTTTACTTTTTGTCCTAGCATTAGTAGTTTTTAAACAGTTATACATCTTATACTCCATGTCAATAGTCACCAAAGGCAAAATCTCCcatatattttcaaatattttttatctatacagatacatactaaaATTCACTTATTACATTACAGCCTTTCTAATGACTTAATTCACATGATTGGAATTTACTTAACACTTGTTTTTATCTTCAGTCTTACCCAATCTCTCCTTCTAATAGCCTTCTGTAGGTCTCGATCTCCATTTCAAGTCGGGTTTTGATGTCAAGAAGCCTCTGGTATTCTGCATTCTGTCTTTCCATGTCAATTCTGACCTGTTGCAGTTGTTCTTCAATACTGGTGATTTGGACCTGTAACTGACTGAGCTGTGCACAATAACGGCCCTCTGTTTCGGACAAGGTACCCTCAAGGGAGTTTTTCTAGAATGAAAAGAGATGTAGATGTTACATTCTGTGATACTGATCAACACAGTGAACAGAGTGTCAGAATTATAGATACTTTTATTGGTAAATGTTAAGCTAAATATTTCATAATAAATTACATAATCGTTAGCGAATATACCATGGACAAGAGGTCAcctattgagactggaagaaaggcattttcaatgacagtaaaataaaatgttctttACAGCCATCTTGTTCCTGGTCTGATACAGATTGTAATAAATTTCAGGAGCTACTGCTACCTTGGGTCTACTTGCACATGTAGCCCCAACGACCAGCAACTTCCATGCTCTGACAAATTACTTGccacttccttttcctttctatTTTGGGGATGTCCCCAatcccccctgttttttttttttttgttatgtttttttttttttgtccctttccACAGCATATGTATATTTTACTCTGGCTCCATATAATGTGCAAGATTTCTCACTAAACCATGGctcatatatttttgttgttgttgttgtttctgACTAATCCATTAAGTGGTTATTCATTATGTGCCAGATTGTGTAAATACCATTTACTGCTTACGGTTCGCTATGTAGCTATTGTATCCATTATACGTAGCTAGGCTCTGTTTATTGTGCTGACCTAAGCTGATCCGCATTTGCCTCTTCTGCGTAAATACGTTTTGTTTCATTGTGCTGCtctactgtattttattttaacgttACACCTTAGATACGTATGCACACCCTTGCTTATATCTTGTTGTCACAATGTCACTCATGCACATATAGATGTTGTTCCTCTTTTCTACAGATAACGTCTATATACAACCTTTCTATCTACTCGTACCAATTTGCTATAATAAATGATATGGCAATGTTGCATAAAACGTGTTTTAAAGGCTAAACTCACTAGacttgagctttttttttttaaccaaatttaTTCGAGATGACAGATGAAATGGTACTTAAAATTGGTATGTACAATTTAGGGTAGTTATTAGTTGTCTAGTCTATAGAAACActagactttaaagggacactgtagtcaccaaagcaactttataaTAATTAAGCTGTTAATTAAGTTAAttaagttttggtgtatagttcatgcccctGTAGTTTCACTGCTGGATTTTctggaagttaaatcactttatgtagccctagtcacacctccctgcatgtaacgtgcacagccttcctaaatgcttcctgtaaagagagatctaatgattACATTTcctgtattgcaaattctgtttaatttagaattttcttatcacctgcactgttaatagcttgctagactttgCAAGATCTTCCTGTATGtcattaaagttacatttacagtgcaggagacaaaaacttctaaagtaaattgCTATCTGCTTGTaaatgcaaccattttttttttaaaatgctagCTGTAAGTCACAGCCAGAGAAGGTGTGGTTATACCTGTGTAAACAGAGAGACTGccgaggcataatgtatacataaaaactgcttttttaagctaaagttgttttggtgactatagtgtaaaaGGATTAATGGTTAAAGGGGAAAAGATTAAAGGTGAAAGAGTTCatcccaaaaaagaaaaaaatatatggaaatcGTATTCCTGTTTTTCAAAAGATATCTATTAAATTTGTGTTACTGAATAAAACTAAAATCTTTaactcgtaaaaaaaaaaaaaaaaagttgtcaatGCATTTCCTTTTAGAGTCATAAAAGACAATGGGAACACACTTTAAGTTtgtcagcttgacaaagacttcttggcaggtcaaaacgttgctgctctCTTTTTGTTCTATTAACTCTGCCTGCGATTTGAACACCTTGAGTgtctggatcaacagcaacaacatatgtggggaaggctgaacttgatggacgcaagtctcttttcggctatgtaactatgtaactatgtaactatggagaTTTTCCTTGCTTGCCTTatcgttgtgggattgctggtcctgctccggagCACCGAGTGGCTGCTCGGATTGAGGGCGGCTCCTACCTctattattgcaattttttataAAACAGAACTATATTTTAAGTCTACCAGATAAAGTTTTCTAAAAAAAGAACTCTTCCCTGTTTAAGCTTCATAGAGGCCTCCATCAATCTACTCATAAATTCATCCACCAACCCATGaaacccatccatccatctactAAACAATCCATCCATTCAGCCACACAATCATCCATCCACCtaatcatccatccatccattcatccattaACTCATTCATTCATGAATGCATTAATCCACCCATccaaccatccatccatccatccatccaaccatccaaccatccatccatccaaccaaccatccatccatccatccatccaaccatCCGGGATACAAAAAGCTCAACTTCTTTTAGTTATACCATTGCATACTTCTCACTTTACAAACAGCCCTTTACAAATGCCTTTCAAAGTATTGTGTAAGCTGTAATTATTATCAGAATTGTAGTGTCTGACCTTTCAAAGAAAACGCTTTTTACAATGCTTTGTGAGAGGACTGAATAATGAATGCCGTTGAACTGTAAGTATGAGGAAGAATGGATAATGTTCCTAGTTTTAGTTACCATAGAAATCTGAGCCTGTAATTCAATCTCCAGGTTCTGCAGAGTGCGTTTAAGATCAGAGATTTCTGTCCGACTTGTTTGGACTTCCTGAACGCCGACAGTAATTTCCTTTTTCAGTTCATTGCTCTAGATTCAGataaacatacagaaacataaaagAATATAGTTCATTTTACattcataaaattaaaaaactgaAGACTGAGCCAATGAAGAAAATGTCTTCTTGGATTTAAGTGCTTACCTTTTTGAGGAACCATTCCTCAGCATCTTTGCGGTTCTTATCAGCCAAATGTTCGTACTCTACTCTCATGCTATTCAGAATTCCGGTAAGGTTAATTCCTGGAGCAGCATCCATTTCAACATTTATTTGGCCGGTGCTGCCTTTAAGGGCACCCATTTCCTATAAAGACAGGATGAAAAAAAGTTCTAGTGTTACACCCTTATTATATTCCTGACGCCTCTATTCAACTTTGCTTCTGTCTGCTCTAGGTAACCAGAGTAAATTTACAAGTGACATTtcattgaatacatttttaataaattaaaaggtCTTTGGAGACATAAATAGTTGTCATACAGAGCAGCTTACAGtttcaaatagtttaaaaaaaaattttgaataAGGTTTTCTAATGATTTTatgtttttggaaatatttttgtaatgttttactattttgaagacatttttatatatttttttttacatatgattaATTTGTTGATATTTTAATATCTTGATAAAAATACTTTAgaattttatgaaaaaaatattgcattGTTTGAAAGCCTTATCCAAaacatattaaatcgaggccatagATTGATATTACTAGCAGGGAGTTGATTTGACATTAATTCagtgtaaaaagatatatattttaagaaGATAGAAGAATATTTTTATGATAATGGAAAATGTATTATGATTGCCAGCAGCAGATCCCATGTTTTACTGCCTCTTGTTTTAAAATGATGTATTCTTTGTTGCCTAACCACAAGTCACATGCTTCCCCAAAAAAACAGATAGTTAAATATGAAAATTGTTGTTGAGGTTTGTTTAACAATTCTTGAGATGAGACAGCAATTTAAGGTACAAGTGACAACATGACAGAAGTTACAGAGTGGTTGTTACATCAATCATGGATTATTAATGACTACTGTGTTTGATTGATTGTTTTTGAGTACTTTGAAAATCTTGGGTTTACGTACAAAGAGCAAAGCCTGGTTTAAGTTCTAAAAGTAAAGCATTAATTAAGTAAATCAATATAATATATTCCCACTGATTATCCCAGAAAACTGAACTGGAGTTGTTCTACATAATAGATATTTGTGGATTTTTCATTTTGAAAGATTGTGCCTATAAAACTTTGTCTACAACCAACACTTTGGCTGCATACCTCCAGATGGTTCTTCTTGAGGAAGGCAAGCTCTTCTTGAAGGGATTCCACTTGTAATTCAAGGTCTGACCTGCCCATAGTCAATTCATCCAAGACACGGCGCAGACGGTTAATATCAGCTTCAACATTTTGGCGCATAGCCAACTCATTCTCATATCTAAGAAGACGAGAAAACAAACGCAGACATCAACACACTAATCCAACCATTACTGCGGCATTTCTTTCTAGCAAATGTAACCACTAGACTGAGTACATGATGAAGTTTAGCATAATGCTACAACTTACGGTAACCCTttgccaattacaattatttatatagtgccaacatattctgctgtgttgtacaataggtaaaagaaGACAAACAATTCTAGCGAAACACTTTTGACAAATGGAAAGAGTAGGTAAAGAGGGCCCTACCCAAACGAGTTTCTAATCTAAAATATTGCTATGCACCACTTCATGGAATCTCTTTTTATAATAGTAATGCAGAGAGTTATTTTGACTTTATCTAAATCTTATATTAGACAAAATACTTACTTCACCCTGAAGTCATCAGCAGCCAATGTGGCATTGTCAATCTGCAGGACAACTCGGGCATTATCAGTGGTGCTACTCAGGATCTGCAAATAAACAGAACACAGATTTAACGATAAAGAGTTTTGctgttttcaaatagttttttattgaaagatttaacatttttataataaaatgaaCAATCAATATGGAACAAGTAAAGCATTAATACAGCAAACACACCTTGGTAAATGTATAATAGTAGATAATTATCCAGTAATAGTAAATTAATAAGAAATCAGTAATAGGATATTATGGTACAAATaatcaccatatatatatataacattttggtCAGGTTGGGTCAGCAATGTAAGTTATACCTCTGTCTGATGTCTTTTTTGCCCATTCGTGCTTAAGAAGGTCAAGTGTATTGGATGGTAATCTGAGCACAATTTCACATCTTATACGTTCAAACAATCGATTAATAACTTTAATATATGGAACTATAGCAGACTTTCAGTGACTTTTGCTGTGAATCGTAAATTAATAATCTAACTTTGTTCTACAAATTGCAAACAGAGTTGGCACGGACTTCCCTTGTAAGCACAGAGTGTATTTACAGGGACCAAACTGTGATAATGGAAAGAGTTAAAATCCCTTTtaggaaatcaaattaaattatgtCCTTTTCAAacatctctttctctctctctctggttctaaaaaaataatcctagtaATTGTTGGACGAATACTAGTCCATCGATAATGTTGCTCTAGGTTTAGCAACAACACATTCAGTTGGTTTGTGTGGGATGGGAAAAATTGAACTTCTTAGATCAACGTTTTCTTTGAACAAAATGCAATAATTATGTAGATGGGTTATTAATAGAATTGGAGAGTGGTACATAGCACACCACTCTGCCCCATGAGTACACTGGATGCAATGAGGggaatttattttattctaaaaagTGGTCTAAGGACCAAAACGCAGGGCAATCACCATAGAAGTTGGTAGGACCAACAGGCTTATTTGATTGTTGAATCCTCCTCTTTTACACTCCTCTTTTGCACCACTTTTTTGAACAGTACACATTAAAAaacgaaaacaaaacaaaaataaatatatatcgtgTTTAGTTTGGAATTTTTAGGTTTTGTTGTAAATCAATTCTAAAATTTGTTCTGGAATGCATCTGAAGTTTATGTGGGTTTGATAAGGATGCACATTAAAGAAAATTCTCTATCATGCAATCTTTATGGCAGGCATGAAAGGATAGAGATCTGTGAGGAAAAAAAGGAAATCGTATTTTCTGAAAAGTTAGATAAATACAGTACAAAATGTACTACTGATGCCTATGCAGATTTAACGTTCTAAAGTACAATTGCCTCTGTATCCACCTGTCATTCACATGGAAAGTTTATTAACATTGTAAAATGTCAAAAGTATAACCCGAGGAGATGATAGAACAAAACTTTTAAAGACGGATTAAGAAGCGTCGCTAAAAAGGGGTGGGGGAAGAGAGGAACTGCTAATTAATTAAGGAAATCTAAATACAATTGTCTAGTAATAAATGTTAGTATGCAACGTTAAAAGACATAACTTGATTTGGTTAGGCTTTTTCTTTGTTCtttacattattattgttttattatttatatagcgccatcagattccgtagcgctgtacaatgggagcaACATATCCAGTATGGCCTTAAATTTACAATTGGCTTGGCGAATTttccacaattcacagtttagtgaatacactgGATTTATTTCACTAAACGGTGATACGTTGTGAATTTAAATTGTGAAATTTAGACAAAAGAGCAGAAGTTAAAATATATAAGCAACTCATCTATTGTACCCAATTTAGaaattttagtctaaattttgcaaAACTTTCTATTCAATACATTTGACTGTTTGGTTCCCCATACTAGGTAGCGGCATtgtgtaaaaagaaaagaaaatcactGACCCCCTACAGCAGGgtagcccaaaaggtagatccccagatgttttagaactataGCTTTttgatgatgctttgccattctaaagaatTCTAAAGTCATTCAgagcatcatggtagttgtagttttccaacatctggggatctaccttttgggcactgcAGCCCTACAGCAAATCCACAATACTACGGCACGAGGGGGTCTATTTACTAAGTAGTGAGTTAACTGCTGACATGTACAAAACTTAGATGAAAGTAGATGTTATAAAATATATTCAGTTTATTTATAGACCTTACAGAATGTTGAGCAAGCCATGTGATAGATGTACAAGACAACAGTTCATAGTACATTTCgctaatttaatttgcaataaacccAGAAGCTACAATAACGTTCTTCTACcagtctcttctctctctctttaaaaAAACTCTACAAGGTTTATTCACTAGAGTTGTGCATATTTACATAGGAAATTGCAAATATCAGGTCAAACCCCGAGAAGGGAGACTTTTTTACATCCCCCCCCCAGCTATTTTAGTCCACATTTcactatttatatttacattcacTAGAATTTGGTGTTTAATGAATATACCCCATAAGCCTATATTGACCAATCAGTGAATTGTg
Above is a genomic segment from Pelobates fuscus isolate aPelFus1 chromosome 6, aPelFus1.pri, whole genome shotgun sequence containing:
- the LOC134614933 gene encoding keratin, type I cytoskeletal 12-like, which translates into the protein MSFSSTIQTKQTSQKVHGSVRQGSSRSSGYGGFSSASLSSAGFGGGYANFSSGNAAFGGGDALLLGGEKQTMQNLNDRLASYLDKVRALELANTELEKKIREYYEQHLSINNSQSQDYSKYYKIIEDLRSKILSSTTDNARVVLQIDNATLAADDFRVKYENELAMRQNVEADINRLRRVLDELTMGRSDLELQVESLQEELAFLKKNHLEEMGALKGSTGQINVEMDAAPGINLTGILNSMRVEYEHLADKNRKDAEEWFLKKSNELKKEITVGVQEVQTSRTEISDLKRTLQNLEIELQAQISMKNSLEGTLSETEGRYCAQLSQLQVQITSIEEQLQQVRIDMERQNAEYQRLLDIKTRLEMEIETYRRLLEGEIGHIVVQETKSQTSSVDSKKDPTKTRKVKTIIEDVINGQVVSTSVKETEEKIN